TCGGCTTAATATCATTTGATCgaccttttcattttttttgggaaagaTTTACCTTTGAGGCCATGAAGGACAATTTAGTCgatttactatattttctttaaataaaatatttaatttcttgctttttttttcttcttccttctttctGTTTTCATCTCAATTGTCCTTCTTCAAGTCGATTCCCTCACCAATTTGAAGAATTCAAAGCATCACACTGAGATGTgggaattgaattgaagaggGACAATTgagatgaggaagaagagaaagagagagaaattaaatattttaatgaagaagagagagtaaatagATTAAATTGCCCTTATGTATCTCAAAAGCTATTTTTAAATGTCACTGaccaaaaataattgtttggcaaagttcgtgtactaaaaaaaaatgtcctCTCTTCCTAAAAATTGGTTTGAGAAAGTGGAAAGCTCACCTCAATGTTTGTGTGCTTAGTAGATCTGAAGGATGCATCTGTCTTAGCAACTCCAATTTCACTACTCTGATTCTCTTTCCCATCCAATTCCATCACTTGAGATTTGTGCTTCACCAAACCCTGCATATACCTTGAAGAAACTCCAGCCTTGTCCTCCTTAATCACAATCCTCTTCTTCCCACCACTCTCCTCCTCTTTAGGCGGTGGCTCAGCCTGAGCCACCGCCAACTTCTGGGAGCCCTCAAGGAGCTGCATCAGGTCCTTGGGGTTCCCAACAAATGGATGGCGGCCCGGCACCGGCCTGACCCCGACTAGGGTGGGCACGGGGGTGCCGGCCTCCATCCTGTCCACGTAAAAGAACTGCCCCAACTGCAGCTTGTTGTTGAGGATGAGGTCGGTGTCCGGCCTCGAGAGGGACACGTATGTCGAGTGGGAGGAGTCCGAGACCTTCACGAAGAAGCCGTCGTCCGGCCATAGCTCGGATCCCGAGATGGCCGGGACTATGCTGATCACCTGAAGCAGAGCGGACCGATACTCGCCCCTTACTTTGAGGTTGGAGTCTATGCTTTGGAGGAGCTTCATCAACACTCCTGGCACTAGAGATGCCATTTTCCTAACTCAGGCACAAAAATTgttaacaaaatatcaacCTAATATATAACTTGAAAGCCAATATGGATTTTTTCAAGCCAAACTATTTGACTTATATTTGCAAAGATTCTTGCAAAAGATTGACAAAAATTTACCTGAATTAATCAGAAAAAGGGAATATTTGGTATGAACGTGGTGGAACTTGGAAGGCATGAACTAGGTGCATTACTTTACATGGGAGGCACGTAATGATTAACAACTTCCTCATGCCTTTGAAGCCAAGGGACAATCTTGTTCTATAACTAAGATTTGGGGTGTGAATTTACGATTTCGCCCCTCCCCTTTTGAGAGTTGAGATTTCCATATCAAGGAAGGGGGAGTGGCTTTATTGTAATAGGTGAGGGTAATTATAATATCTTAGTAGCCACGATATGATTGGATTTTGTTGTGTCACTCTTCTCTTCTGATTACTGTGGAAGagacaaaatcaatttaaagtCAAATGCATGTATCATTTGTTTATCATCTTCTAAAGTTGTGGTATTTAGTATTTCATAGTATAACCTGGTTTAGGTGTACCCATCACCCATGCGTTATTTAATTTGGCATATTCTACACctaattgaattatttgttggGTATAAAGGCACCATTTTAGGCAAAATGATCAAACAAACATTATACTAGTAGAGTATGTTTTTATGTGAAATTAGGTGCTTTTTTTCGTGAAAGAATGATTCACCACTAATGATAACCACCCTCATGCGTTGGTTAGTTTTTAAGTTAGCCGGTAATCAAGCAtccaataaaattacataatactatCTTGTACACattccaaaattaattgaagCATTTGCACGCTTAGTTGATTACTTGTATTCTAATTGGATCGCACCATAAAACATAATCTCATATcatgacacgaattttaatacaaaaattgataaaatagagaaagaaagataatgTAGGTACAGTATGatagactaaaatgaaaaaattggactgttttttttgtgatcGAGAGAGTATAACACTACAGAGGATATTGATTGTGAATTGTGATTCTTCTTCCTCTAAAGTGTGCAGCAGCAGTAGGTATTAACATCATACTTCATATTCCATTCTCCAAACTACCTTTTTACATTAGAATGCAGCAAAACAGAATTTGACTACAGAAAAAATAATGCTTTTACCTACCAAAAACACATACAGTTGTTCCACCAATTGGAACTATGAGTTCATCACATAACAATTTAAGTTCTACAAGATATGGCTAAAATCCGGACGAAGCCCGCAGAGTGTACCACGATACTTATCTTGTGCTGGTAGAGCTTAATGGAATAGCCATCTATGCCTTCAATGACAGGTGATGTTTGTACACTGGAGATGTTTTCAGAGCCAGGATTATCGAAGCTTCGAATCACTGCCCTTGCTCCGGAATGTTGATAATGAGAAAAACGATCTTGGAGCTGAAAAATCAGTAGCAAGACAGAGTTAACCAGGTATGTGCACCATTAGCATCAATCGATAGCACCACACCAAGAACAAGAAATGTGTGCGCGTCGAGTTGACCATGCAAAAGAAAGGCACATTTCCAGAAAGAAGATATCTAATAAAATCTACGAGTCTTGTAGCTACATGATCCGTGTGATAAGGTTAAACGCAAgacaatttttcataattttacaaGTTCTTATTCTAAAAAATGTAGTCTAGTAAATTTCACCTTTGATGGTGCTTCCAGACATTTGATCTTCCCTGAGTTTGAAGTTGGCTGGAGGTCCTGGAATTGAATTCTCAGAAGATTGAACTGTGGAATAAAAAAGTGGTCATGGGTTAACAACAAACATTTATATGCACAAACCAGATCATTATGATTCATAAGCTGcgaaaaaaagtactactagaATACAAATTGAACAATTTAAGGGACTTcaagaaaattgcatcatcTAAACCAACCACAATGCAGAACCAATCTTTCCAATAATTCCAGCATAAGCAGAAATTGGCGAAACGCTCTATACCATAAGCAGACACTGGTGAAAATGATATTGATATGACTCGATGAACAAAAGTGATATTGAGTGGGTTTATGGATACAACCATAACATTGAGCCATAAAACTGAAGAATGTGGTTTGAGCTCAGACAAGCATTAGAACactgagaaaaaaaattaattagcaatAACATAATGCTCTACCACTGgttaaattttcattcataATATTTACCAATGCTATATGCAGAACTCGGCGTATGGAGGTAAAACTATGACATGAAGATATACATGCACATATATTGGCACTGCAAATCTCTGTGAACAGAAATAGAGATGTAAACATGAATGTACGAACATATATCTTAAATCACCTGATTCATTGAAATACTCGCAATCATTGAAGCCATCATCAGAAGTTTCAGCATGAGAAAATCCCATTCTCGACTTCCTCAGATCATCAGATGACCTATTGGCAGGATCTCTCCCATCTTCAGTATCGTCATCTCCTTCAGATGTGGTCGCAGAGATCCAGTCAACCAAGCTCTCTGAACCACGACTTTTCCTTCCAAACTTCAGTAATCGTTTGAAGCCACGTGTCACATCCTTGCGTGGAACATTGTTGGAGGAATGTGCAACCAACATGGGCTTTTGTGCAGTTCCCCATTTCTTCCTCATTCGAGCAGCATCAGTTTCTAATTGATTTGAGTGCAAATTCCAAGAGGCAGGACTTCCTCCTGGGGAGTCCACTGAAGGATCAATGTCAGACATCTCATGAGGGTATGAAAAGGGATGCTGAGAATGTAAATTCCATGACACAGGACTTTCCCCCGACCAATCTGGTACAGATTCAGCAGGGTGGAAGCTCGAAGCAATAGGCAGGTTAGAACCTAAAGCTTGGTCCACAAGAGAAAATGTTAAACCACCAGTACCATTTTCTGAACCCGAATTAACAGAATACTCTGGTTCCAGCCCTTCTTTTAGCTCCTCATTGTCAGAAACATTCTGAACTTCAGTCTTTAAGCTCTCAATTTCTTCCTCTCCTTCATCATCAACCGTACTTAAAAACTCCTCAGCTCCAGATTCCATGTCAAAATTGTCATCTTCATTGTGTATTTGGTCAGATACTCCCGAGGCCTTCTCACTAGCAATGCTCGATTGAGATACAAAGCTTTTGCGACTGCCCTTTTTAAGAAAAGGTCTGGTTACAACATTTTTCTGGATCTCCTCATTTAGTTTCGGTGTGGATACAATAACATCAGAATCCATGGAAGACATTTCTCTGAAATCACTTGGATTTGCAGAACTTTTCCTGAGGGACTGTAATCGACGTGACTTATCCTCCCTAACAGCCGCTTCGTCATTTGAGATTTTGCTGCGGGCATAGCTTCGAACTCGTGAACGTGTTGTTTTATTGGCTCCAGAAGGCTTggtattttcttttctcatttctGGAAAGTTTGGGACCGATTGTGCAAGTGGATTTTCCGGAGCCATTCTTCGCTTCCCATAACTAATGCTAGAATTTTTTGAAGCAGAACTTGTAACAGGAGCTGCAGTACGAGGAGTGGACAATGAACTTCTATTAATGGTTAAATGCCTTTTGCCCTGGGTACCTCTACCATCTCTAAAAGAGGCATCATTCAAACCCTTATTCTCATTAGGATTATTTTGCTCTGGAAGATCTAATGCTTCCTCATCGTTGTCACTGTCCCCAAAATCTAAGTGTTGCTGTCAAAAGGAAACTTTTATATAGTCGGTTAAAAATCAAGAGAAGGCTAACTCCAGTAAAtgctaaaattagaaaatagaaGTAAGATGGTTGCATTCATTAGAGACATACATCTCTATAAGACAACTATAGATCTACCTGTTCCCTTTTCATAATAGACCTGCTATTATATGATCTGATTCTCTCAACACGTCGATGAGCACTTGATACATGATCTTGATTGTCTACAGATCCAGAAAACTTAGCTTTCATCTCTGATCTATTCCTCTCAATGCTATCCTGCATGGATTTCAATCTGGCTTCTTTCTCTTCCCTGTTGGCACTCCAATCTTCCCTCAGCTTTGCATCCCTCTTTTGCATATATCTATCATAGAGCTTCCCTCGGGAGCTATCTGTAACACTGAGATCAGAAAACTGTGTATTCATAGCATCACTGTCGTACTGGCTATCGACAGCTTTCATGGGGGAGGCAGTATCAAACTTGGTTGAGTTCTTAGAAATCCTACTGGGTTGAGCTGACTGGTAGTTGTCATCTACTATTGGTTTTGTGTAGTGTGAACTACTTGATGGTTCATGTGGCGTTTCCATTAACCTTCCTTTACGGGCAGAGTTGGATTGGTCTCCAGGGAGTCGCAATTTATGCTCAGCAAACATTTTTTCAAGCTCACTTGCTTTTATCTTCAAGTCGTCAAGTTCCTGATTACCCTTTGCCTGCCTCACTCTCTGAGCTTGGCTTGTGGGCGTTGAGAAAGAATCAGAACCGTCCTGAGCCTCTACTGTTACTTGACCAGAAAACTGTATCCTACTGTTCCCACTAGAACTAGCATCAACTCGTTGAATTCGTGTCCTCTTATTCAGCTCAGCAGTCAAAACTTGTCTATTGAACTTTGATCTCTGAGGCCCAGAATCTTCAAGGTTTGACACATGACTATCTGATACTTTCTCAGATATGTGGGATTCTTTCTTCCCAGCAACTTCAGTTTTCGCCAAAGGTGTTACCTCACGGGATGCCTTCTCTAACATGCGGGTTTCTTTCTTTTCAGCTGCTTCAGTTTCCCTAACAGACCTCACCTCTTGCTGAGCAGATGAAGAATCCCCTTCAATCCCTTTATAACGGGAAGCAAAGGCCTGCAAGATTCTTGAGCCGGCACCACCATCTACTACCCCGGTTCCAGTAGCGCTCTTTTGAGCAGATTTCACCTTAACTTCCATACCAGACTCATCCCTTAATTCAGAACTTTCACTTTGTTCCGAACCTTCACTCTGCTGACCAGATTTTATCTGCATATGCCTAATATGAGACGAAGACAAAACCTGATCCTTGAATCCAGTCATCTGTGTCTTGCCGCCACTAAACACTTCAGCCTTCCCTTGATTCCCAAATCCAGTTAACCCCTTGTCTCTACCTATATCCTGTGTTTTAAAATCATCCTCGGATTTTTCTTGGTTCTCAACCCTGTTTATAAACGACCTTGACTGGGTCTTCCCACGTTGCTGATCTTTCAAAACACCACTTTCACTAGATcccaaattgaaatttttattgttagaCTCAATCAACCGCTCAGAAGTAGAAAAGGAAACACCTTTGGTTCCGCCGTCCCCGACCCCACCAGAGCTAGGCAAAACCTTCATATCCGGCTTAGCAGCAGATGATACCTCTGCATTGTTATCAATCaaagttgaaaatttaaattccaaAGAAGCCGGTGCAGGCGGCGCCGTGTTACAGGCAGGGCTATCGACATCCTTCTTCTCAGAACTCAAATCAAGGCTAATGCTCATATCACTAGCGCCGCTCCACCTTCTAAACACCGCCTTCTCTGAAACGTCTGATGACAACCTCCGCAGCTCGACGGGCTTCCCGCCAGAATTTTCTTTCTGCTTACTCTCAAACATGTTGATTCGGTCCTGCACACTGAGGCGCCTCGATGGCTGACTCGCTTGAATCGACTGGACCTGATCGGGGGTCGACGTCTCATCCTTGGATTCTTTTTCTGCAGCAGCACCATTGCTCGTCTTTTTTCCTGCTTCACTCTCGACACTGGACTCTCTGCTGAAAGCGCGACGTACTGGTAGATCAGGCGGTTGAGACAATGCATGTTCATGGCGCGGCTGCGGAGAAGGTGGCACATCGTCGTCGATTGACATGTCGGAGCCGTACGAGGCGCGAGAGTCGGACACAGATGTCCATGGGTGTGTAAGTTCGGGGCGTCTTTCGTTCAGCAATTTGAACTTGCAACATGCTTCACTGAAAATACACACATGATcctcattattttatatagaaCCGAATGAGGAATGCCCAGATTTAGGGCCCAATGTGGgtaaattttactaatatgtATCTTTTGGGAAGCCATCTTAAAATTTGGTAGGAACATAtcttttaaacattttttattaaaataaaacaattgtttcttattttgataaacaaacataaaacCCCAAAATATGTTTAGACCTGCTTTTTATTACAGAGGATTcctttataattataaactgTGTTCGTCTCTTCTCTAACCTAATGCAACTGAGTATATTgatgatttcattttataagCACACACGTAGACATAGAGAAGTGCCTGCATGTTTCAGGAGTCCTTACTTTAGGCGACGGGCACCAAAGCTATCGGCAAAGTTGTGAAGTTCTGAGACTGTGTGAATGGTGAAGCCAGCAGCAGCAGCGCGAGCACAGGCGTTCGAGAGGTCCTGACGGGCTGCAACGAGCCTCACGTCGATAGCTCTCAGAAGCTCCTTCCTGCATTCATGAcaataatgaatatataagTTGAGGTAGGGAGAGAGGAAAGAGAGCACAAACTAAGAAGCTACACCAAACATTAAGTTATATCCAGTTCTGCAGCAGATAAGGAGTAAACGATTTCATTTTCCTCAATAAACTATGCTGGAACTCGAGTAATATAATATATCATCATCATAAATTCATACAGGTACAGATGTAATAAACCAACAGTGAAGGAGTTAGGAGCTCATACTTTGTGGCATCATCTCCAGCTGTCGCCCCAGAGCCACCTCCACCTGTACACGATAGATCCAATGAGTAACGGGGTGATcatcattatatattataacatCAGCGAGAATATGATAATATACACAAGGCAAAACAGGTGAAAGAATTTCCCCTGCCAAGAAAATGTTCCAACTGCCCCTAACATCTTATGATTGGTAAGAAGATCATAGGTAATGTCATGCAATGAAATTAAAGTACAATCTATATCAAATGTCGGTACACGACATTGCTGGCATGGCTACCATTTACAGAGGATGTTAGTAACTGCAAAAGCTTCATTCATTTTCAAGCCTACTACATTGGTTGAGCAGTGGTTTAAAACTTTATACAAAGAACTTTCTTCAGTTATAGTGTTGTGTAGAGATGCGACAACACAAGCTGtttgattttctttatctATCATCTTAGTTTCTTCAGGTTGGGCAACCACAGGATATGTGGTGGTAAATTCTTCTTATACTAGAAGGCTTGCTTGTTTTTTAGATCAATCATTCAATAGATACGAGGATTCCCTTGAAGATGATGAACACAGGTGAATAAAAGCAAAATCTCATCTCAGTGTATAGCTGCTAATGAGTCACAGACTCACAGCAAACCAACAGCACAAGCTCTTCCATTAATCATGAGAAGAGTAagctttattttctttctagtTTCTCGAGATCGTTAACTAAACCAAATAGCTATTGGGAGAAAATTGTACATCGAAAATCGTCTAGCACAACATGACTTAGAGCTAATTTATTGTAGATAGCTATGGAGTCATACTGGTAACTTTGGTCAGGCcatctaatttttttgattatgCAGAATGTATATTATTTAAAGATTCTTCTTTCCATCTCCTTTTATTTCGTCATATTTCAAataagaaaaggagaaaaaagaaacaaatacaACATGCAAGTTACTAGCAACCTTATGATGCATTTTCATAGAAATAGAGAATATATCAAGTAATAGGAAACCATACCAGAAAGTTGATCTACTGCTCCCTGAAATCGGTAAGAACGCTAATTAGACAAAATTCTTCCACAGAATTGCCAGTTAAGACTTCAgctacaaaaataaataacctGTGAATAAATCCTTCGAGCGGCTTCCAGCTGTGACATCTCAGCATCCAAGGTATTGACCAGTTCCAAAACTTCAGGTGTGCTCACAAATCTCACAAACCTAGATATTAAAATTGTTAAGCGTGGACATTAGATTTAGTGCTGCATGCATAACAAGAGTACTAGCAAGTTGCAAATCACACTACCTCTCTAGTGTACCCTTGGTGAACCATGTTTCAGCATTCTTATGGCGGCCGACTTCAAGCTTAACTGACTGTGAAGCAGAGGCAACTTGTTCCTCCACAATCTGTAAATGTGAAACGAATGGTTTAAGCAATCCTGAGGCTAGTTTCTCTGTGCTCCCATCACTCGAAACAAACAATTCGCATCTGGCCAAAAGGATATCATAGTGAATAACAAACATCAGGAAATGGTCAAATCATCACGAAAATCGTTAAGCATATCTAACCGTGAGCACTTTGGAGATAGCTGTAATACAGCATAATCAAGAGGGGTGTCTGACTTCATCTTTACCATACTAGTGAACGGTTATGTTTTCTTGGTCTCTTTCACATATGCGGTTGCATTGCCAAAAATCTCAACATAAACCACAATGTATCTACTATTTTTAGTTCCAAGCTATAGTATCCTGTATCCCGAGTGAAAAAAGGTTAATTTAAAAGGATAAGATCGATTATAAGAAAGCCCCAATGcattaattaagataattgAGATTAAAAATCATGCCCAAATGCATTAATGTAGATGAATTCAAATCCAACTCACAATGCACTTCCGTAAATATTCATACACTGAGATTAGAGTAAGAAAACCAATAAGATGAGAGCTAACGAGTAAGATCTTAATTCAAAATCCAATCTTTAACCAAAAACTTA
The nucleotide sequence above comes from Salvia hispanica cultivar TCC Black 2014 chromosome 5, UniMelb_Shisp_WGS_1.0, whole genome shotgun sequence. Encoded proteins:
- the LOC125188748 gene encoding uncharacterized protein LOC125188748; its protein translation is MVKMKSDTPLDYAVLQLSPKCSRCELFVSSDGSTEKLASGLLKPFVSHLQIVEEQVASASQSVKLEVGRHKNAETWFTKGTLERFVRFVSTPEVLELVNTLDAEMSQLEAARRIYSQGAVDQLSGGGGSGATAGDDATKKELLRAIDVRLVAARQDLSNACARAAAAGFTIHTVSELHNFADSFGARRLNEACCKFKLLNERRPELTHPWTSVSDSRASYGSDMSIDDDVPPSPQPRHEHALSQPPDLPVRRAFSRESSVESEAGKKTSNGAAAEKESKDETSTPDQVQSIQASQPSRRLSVQDRINMFESKQKENSGGKPVELRRLSSDVSEKAVFRRWSGASDMSISLDLSSEKKDVDSPACNTAPPAPASLEFKFSTLIDNNAEVSSAAKPDMKVLPSSGGVGDGGTKGVSFSTSERLIESNNKNFNLGSSESGVLKDQQRGKTQSRSFINRVENQEKSEDDFKTQDIGRDKGLTGFGNQGKAEVFSGGKTQMTGFKDQVLSSSHIRHMQIKSGQQSEGSEQSESSELRDESGMEVKVKSAQKSATGTGVVDGGAGSRILQAFASRYKGIEGDSSSAQQEVRSVRETEAAEKKETRMLEKASREVTPLAKTEVAGKKESHISEKVSDSHVSNLEDSGPQRSKFNRQVLTAELNKRTRIQRVDASSSGNSRIQFSGQVTVEAQDGSDSFSTPTSQAQRVRQAKGNQELDDLKIKASELEKMFAEHKLRLPGDQSNSARKGRLMETPHEPSSSSHYTKPIVDDNYQSAQPSRISKNSTKFDTASPMKAVDSQYDSDAMNTQFSDLSVTDSSRGKLYDRYMQKRDAKLREDWSANREEKEARLKSMQDSIERNRSEMKAKFSGSVDNQDHVSSAHRRVERIRSYNSRSIMKREQQHLDFGDSDNDEEALDLPEQNNPNENKGLNDASFRDGRGTQGKRHLTINRSSLSTPRTAAPVTSSASKNSSISYGKRRMAPENPLAQSVPNFPEMRKENTKPSGANKTTRSRVRSYARSKISNDEAAVREDKSRRLQSLRKSSANPSDFREMSSMDSDVIVSTPKLNEEIQKNVVTRPFLKKGSRKSFVSQSSIASEKASGVSDQIHNEDDNFDMESGAEEFLSTVDDEGEEEIESLKTEVQNVSDNEELKEGLEPEYSVNSGSENGTGGLTFSLVDQALGSNLPIASSFHPAESVPDWSGESPVSWNLHSQHPFSYPHEMSDIDPSVDSPGGSPASWNLHSNQLETDAARMRKKWGTAQKPMLVAHSSNNVPRKDVTRGFKRLLKFGRKSRGSESLVDWISATTSEGDDDTEDGRDPANRSSDDLRKSRMGFSHAETSDDGFNDCEYFNESVQSSENSIPGPPANFKLREDQMSGSTIKAPRSFFSLSTFRSKGSDSKLR